A region of Paenimyroides aestuarii DNA encodes the following proteins:
- a CDS encoding ABC transporter permease — MLRYFLNKLGYSFFTLFGVITVVFILFNILPGDPARMMLDQNENSEQLALIKKKYGFDQPVINQYFYYLNDLSPVSFHKKQAGHYTFYTEEKYGGTVLFSTQKYDVVLKTPYLRESFQKNGKKVTEIIAHTLPSTVVLAVFSIVIALLIGVFLGIISALNANSFFDRIIALISTLGMSVPSFFSAILFAWIFGFLWHQYTGLNMTGSLYEVDDFGEGTHLALKNAVLPAVVLGIRPLGVVIQLMRNSLLEVLNQEYIRTAKAKGLSTYKIITKHALKNALNPVVTAMSGWFASMLAGAVFVEYIFGWNGLGKEIVDALNNLDLPVIMGSVIVVATTFVVITVLVDLIYAYLDPRIKLK; from the coding sequence GTGCTGAGGTATTTTCTAAATAAACTGGGGTATTCGTTTTTTACGCTTTTTGGTGTAATAACCGTTGTGTTTATCTTGTTCAATATTTTGCCGGGCGATCCTGCCAGAATGATGCTGGATCAAAACGAAAACTCGGAACAATTGGCACTCATCAAAAAGAAATACGGCTTTGACCAACCCGTTATCAATCAATATTTTTATTATTTGAACGATTTATCGCCGGTATCATTTCACAAAAAACAAGCTGGTCATTACACGTTTTATACCGAAGAAAAATACGGCGGAACTGTTTTATTCAGCACCCAAAAGTATGATGTGGTTTTAAAAACACCTTATTTGCGCGAAAGTTTTCAAAAAAACGGTAAAAAAGTAACCGAAATCATTGCTCATACCCTACCCAGCACAGTGGTTTTAGCCGTTTTTTCGATTGTAATTGCATTGCTAATCGGAGTGTTTTTAGGGATCATTTCGGCATTAAACGCCAATAGCTTTTTCGACCGAATCATCGCACTCATCAGCACCTTGGGAATGAGTGTTCCCTCGTTTTTCAGTGCCATTTTGTTTGCATGGATTTTTGGTTTTTTGTGGCATCAATACACGGGTTTAAACATGACCGGCAGTTTGTACGAAGTGGACGATTTTGGCGAAGGCACCCATTTAGCCTTGAAAAACGCCGTACTTCCGGCAGTGGTTTTAGGCATTCGTCCGTTGGGTGTGGTCATTCAATTAATGCGCAATTCGTTGCTCGAAGTCTTGAACCAAGAATACATTCGCACGGCAAAAGCCAAAGGATTATCCACCTATAAAATCATCACCAAACACGCCTTGAAAAATGCACTAAACCCTGTTGTTACTGCCATGTCGGGTTGGTTTGCATCCATGTTGGCCGGTGCGGTTTTTGTGGAATATATTTTCGGATGGAACGGTTTGGGTAAAGAAATTGTAGATGCATTGAACAATTTAGACCTGCCGGTAATCATGGGATCGGTGATTGTGGTAGCAACTACATTTGTGGTGATTACCGTTTTGGTAGATTTAATCTATGCCTATTTAGACCCAAGAATTAAACTGAAATAG